aaaaagctcTTTGTTGcatcatttcttttgcaCTTTCAGCAGCAGTATCGGCTATTCCATCACTAGTGCTATCTCTAGGACGATATCGTCTTCTTTTACGAGGTTGTCGGacaattcctttttttaaatcttcttggagttttaaatttttcgcCTCTTCCTCAGCTAAATAATCTTTATTCAACTCCATCCAAACTTGAGTTTTAGTCAATATTTCATCCTTGTCAAGCAAAAtatcttcaatttcatcatcatcaacGTCTTCTAAGGTAACTTCTTCCTCCGAAAATTTAACGTTAACTTGTAGAGAAATCTTTCTAAGTTCATCGCCCTTAAGGGTTTCAGTAACCTCTTTCCtaatttctctttcatcGGCCTTCAAATGCACAGGAGTTTCTTGAGATTCAACTTTTACTGTTTGCGAAAGCTCTTCAGACTTAACTTCGTTGCCATCAAAATCCGGGGTCCTTTTAATAGGGGACATGTATTCTTGTGTGTGATCAATgtttgaaactttttgaGCACCGTATTGTTGaaacttttgatttttagtAAAGCTAGGAGGATCGCTCTGTCCTTCCAGCCAAATGTTTCGAAAGTCGGCGATTGAAAGATCACCGCTCTCAGTTAATTTAAACTCATCAAGGCGTTTTTGAATAGTGATATCCGCAACTTTCACGACATGAACCACTTCTCGTACGCTTCGTCGAAAATTATTCATTCTTGCTGCAATGAGTAAGCATGCACCACAAATTCCAGCTGGCCGACGACCAATTTGCATCCAGTCTCTATTCATTCGCGCTACCAATCTGATAGCGTCGTTTGCGACACGATGTGTTTCCGGTCCAAATTCGAGTAAAGAAGCAAATCTACTGATATATAAAGACGGATCTAAAAGAGGTAAATTAGGCCTTAAAACGCGGCACAACTTGAGAAAAGTAGACCCAA
This region of Schizosaccharomyces pombe strain 972h- genome assembly, chromosome: II genomic DNA includes:
- the brf1 gene encoding transcription factor TFIIIB subunit Brf1 codes for the protein MGCPNCGSTTFESDTASGNTYCTQCGVVVEQDAIVSEVTFGEASTGAAVVQGSLVSNDQTHARTFGGPYRNQGSVESRELTIANGRRRISALAIALKLNERHIEAAVRYFTLAINNNFIKGRRSQYVVASCLYIVCRISKTSHMLIDFSDILQINVFKLGSTFLKLCRVLRPNLPLLDPSLYISRFASLLEFGPETHRVANDAIRLVARMNRDWMQIGRRPAGICGACLLIAARMNNFRRSVREVVHVVKVADITIQKRLDEFKLTESGDLSIADFRNIWLEGQSDPPSFTKNQKFQQYGAQKVSNIDHTQEYMSPIKRTPDFDGNEVKSEELSQTVKVESQETPVHLKADEREIRKEVTETLKGDELRKISLQVNVKFSEEEVTLEDVDDDEIEDILLDKDEILTKTQVWMELNKDYLAEEEAKNLKLQEDLKKGIVRQPRKRRRYRPRDSTSDGIADTAAESAKEMMQQRAFSKKINYEALDMLFDEEQS